From a single Agrobacterium tumefaciens genomic region:
- the glyS gene encoding glycine--tRNA ligase subunit beta — translation MPDLLLELRSEEIPARMQRKAAGDLKKLVTDALVERGLTYEGAREYWTPRRLTLDIRGLNARSADVREEKKGPRTDANEKAIEGFLRGAGLNDISEAQVVSDPKKGDFYVAIINKPGRPAEEIIAEVMPGIIRSFPWPKSMRSGPASMPKGSSYAGIEGKGSESLRWVRPLQSIVCLFGPEHDETQVIPFAIDGIVAGNVTYGHRFHAPGPITVRRFEDYVSSLEKAKVILDAERRKDIILHDAKDLAFANGLDLVEDEGLLEEVSGLVEWPQVLMGTFEEDYLQIPAEIIRLTIKTNQKCFVTRNQGAEEGLSNRFILISNIEASDGGKEIIHGNGKVVRARLSDARHFWNRDQGDLPDLETLKDSAAKFGLDLKKPLDQRMAKLDALNVTFHAKLGTQGERVARIRELAKALAPVVGADADLVDRAVVLAKADLRTEAVGEFPELQGLMGRKYAALQGENESVAAAIEDHYKPQGPSDRLPADKVAITVALADKLDTLVGFWAIDEKPTGSKDPFALRRAALGVVRIILERNVRLPIAGIFEPWLQHVTENVTFAKNPDDVMFEVEADLLAFFHDRLKVYLRDLGARYDLIDAVLTPESDDLLMIARRVEALTAFITGEEGRNLLAGAKRATQLLAAEEKKGTVVADGVSEELLKLDAEKALYAAIKTASADAAKAVEGEDFRSAMQALSTLRVPVDKFFEDVLVNDEDAAIRANRLALLKAIREATGTVADFSKITG, via the coding sequence ATGCCCGATCTTCTGCTTGAACTCCGCTCCGAGGAAATCCCCGCCCGCATGCAGCGCAAGGCGGCGGGCGATCTGAAGAAACTCGTCACCGATGCGCTTGTGGAGAGAGGGCTGACCTATGAGGGCGCGCGTGAATATTGGACGCCGCGCCGCCTGACGCTGGATATTCGCGGCCTCAACGCCCGCTCCGCCGATGTGCGCGAGGAAAAGAAAGGCCCGCGCACCGACGCCAATGAAAAGGCCATCGAGGGCTTTCTGCGCGGCGCCGGCCTCAACGATATTTCCGAGGCTCAGGTCGTTTCCGATCCGAAGAAGGGCGATTTCTACGTCGCCATCATCAACAAGCCGGGCCGCCCGGCGGAAGAGATCATCGCCGAGGTGATGCCCGGCATCATCCGCTCCTTTCCCTGGCCGAAATCCATGCGCTCCGGCCCGGCCTCCATGCCGAAGGGTTCCAGCTATGCCGGCATCGAAGGCAAGGGCTCGGAAAGCCTGCGCTGGGTGCGCCCGCTGCAATCCATCGTCTGCCTGTTCGGCCCCGAACATGACGAAACCCAGGTCATTCCTTTCGCCATCGACGGCATCGTCGCCGGCAACGTCACCTATGGCCATCGTTTCCATGCGCCCGGCCCGATCACCGTGCGCCGTTTCGAAGATTATGTTTCGAGCCTCGAAAAGGCGAAGGTCATTCTCGATGCCGAGCGCCGCAAGGATATCATCCTGCACGACGCCAAGGATCTGGCTTTCGCCAACGGTCTCGATCTGGTGGAAGACGAAGGCCTGCTAGAAGAAGTCTCCGGCCTTGTCGAATGGCCGCAGGTGCTGATGGGCACCTTCGAGGAGGACTACCTGCAGATCCCTGCGGAAATCATCCGCCTCACCATCAAGACCAACCAGAAGTGTTTCGTCACCCGCAATCAGGGTGCGGAAGAAGGCCTTTCCAACCGCTTCATCCTGATCTCGAATATCGAGGCAAGCGATGGCGGCAAGGAAATCATCCACGGCAATGGCAAGGTCGTGCGCGCCCGCCTGTCGGACGCCCGCCACTTCTGGAACCGCGACCAGGGCGACCTGCCGGATCTGGAAACGCTGAAAGATTCGGCCGCGAAATTCGGCCTCGATCTCAAGAAGCCGCTCGATCAGCGCATGGCGAAGCTCGATGCATTGAACGTCACCTTCCATGCCAAGCTCGGCACGCAGGGTGAGCGCGTCGCCCGCATCCGCGAACTGGCGAAGGCACTGGCCCCGGTTGTCGGCGCCGATGCCGATTTGGTGGACCGCGCCGTGGTGCTGGCCAAGGCTGATTTGCGCACCGAAGCCGTGGGTGAATTCCCCGAGCTTCAGGGCCTGATGGGCCGCAAATATGCGGCGCTTCAGGGCGAAAACGAAAGCGTCGCCGCCGCCATCGAAGATCACTACAAGCCGCAGGGTCCGTCTGACCGCCTGCCGGCCGACAAGGTGGCGATTACGGTCGCTCTGGCCGACAAGCTCGATACACTCGTTGGTTTCTGGGCCATCGATGAGAAGCCGACCGGTTCGAAGGACCCCTTCGCGCTGCGCCGTGCGGCGCTCGGTGTGGTGCGCATTATTCTGGAGCGGAATGTTCGGCTGCCGATAGCGGGCATTTTTGAACCATGGCTACAGCACGTTACGGAAAACGTAACTTTCGCGAAAAATCCAGATGACGTCATGTTTGAAGTTGAGGCTGATCTCTTGGCCTTCTTCCACGACCGCCTGAAAGTCTATCTCCGCGATCTCGGCGCGCGTTACGATCTGATTGACGCCGTCCTGACACCGGAATCCGACGATCTGCTGATGATCGCCCGCCGTGTCGAGGCGCTCACCGCCTTCATCACCGGTGAGGAAGGCCGAAACCTTCTGGCGGGCGCCAAGCGCGCCACCCAGCTTCTGGCCGCCGAGGAAAAGAAGGGCACCGTGGTTGCCGATGGCGTCTCTGAAGAGCTGCTGAAGCTCGACGCCGAAAAGGCGCTTTATGCGGCGATCAAGACTGCCTCTGCCGATGCCGCGAAGGCCGTCGAAGGTGAGGATTTCCGCTCGGCCATGCAGGCGCTTTCGACGCTGCGCGTCCCTGTCGACAAGTTCTTCGAGGATGTGCTCGTCAATGACGAGGATGCGGCCATCCGCGCCAACCGTCTGGCGCTGCTGAAGGCCATCCGCGAGGCGACCGGAACGGTTGCGGATTTCTCGAAGATTACGGGGTGA
- a CDS encoding DUF523 domain-containing protein, with translation MTHAPPKILISACLLGQPVRYDGKGKSLSHPAIERWRSEGRLVTICPEMAGGMPVPRPPAEIERGASGLDVLEGRARVLEVTGGDVTAQFIAGAQKALAFAKANGCTHALLIDGSPSCGSVAIYDGSFSGLKHPGNGVTAALLGKAGITVFSPADIDRLDTLTR, from the coding sequence TTGACCCACGCACCTCCCAAAATCCTCATCAGCGCCTGCCTCCTCGGCCAGCCCGTCCGCTACGACGGCAAGGGCAAATCTCTATCCCACCCTGCAATAGAGCGCTGGCGAAGCGAGGGCAGGCTGGTGACGATCTGTCCGGAGATGGCGGGTGGTATGCCCGTTCCGCGTCCACCGGCGGAAATTGAGAGGGGCGCGTCCGGTCTCGATGTGCTGGAGGGCCGCGCCCGTGTGCTGGAGGTGACCGGTGGCGATGTCACCGCGCAATTCATCGCCGGTGCGCAAAAGGCGCTGGCCTTCGCCAAGGCCAATGGCTGCACCCATGCGCTGCTGATCGATGGCAGCCCGTCCTGCGGGTCGGTCGCGATCTATGACGGTTCGTTCTCCGGCCTCAAACATCCGGGCAATGGCGTGACGGCGGCGCTGCTCGGAAAAGCCGGTATTACCGTATTTTCACCTGCCGATATCGATCGTCTCGATACGCTGACCCGCTGA